A region of the Anolis carolinensis isolate JA03-04 chromosome 1, rAnoCar3.1.pri, whole genome shotgun sequence genome:
ttgtttgtaaccctaggggagtggcggcatataagtttaaataaataaataaataaataaacctggggAATGCCTGTACATTAAAATTGTCTTCAAGACTGCACCTCTATAGCTTTCTCTCAGTGAGCAGTTAAAGGAGGTGGGAAAGAAAGAAGCAGGCTGACAAACATATTGTTTCATTAAACAGTAAAAGCAAGTCTATTTACAAAATTATATCATGTTCTGAAAATGAACTTGTCATAGTGATATCCATATTGCAGACAAGAGTACCAAAGGTGGGTTCATACCCAGTTTTCATTTCCCTGTCCAGGAGAAGGTGCCGTAATGCAAGGATAACTCTGGAGTCCTCTCCAAGTCCATCACGATCTCTTCCCAATAGCTCTACATCTTTCATCAGCAGAACACAAGGATTATACAGCTCAGCCTCCAAGAAGGCTGCATGCAATTTTGCTTCTGTAGATGCACTAGTGTCACCACATAAGCCAACACAATCCACCTACATGTATAGAGAGAACAGAAATGAAATGGACAGTAAGAAAGACTGAATAAAATGAAACAGCGAACCAAATTCAATAACAGTAAGAGCAGATGGGCAACGAAATTACTCAGTAGTACAGAACTGCTCATATCTCAGAAAGTATAGGCAATTGGACAAGATGATCAATTACAAAAAAggggaaattttaaaaatcttttctttTGTATTAATCTCCACTACCACCCATATAAGATTCTCACACTCAATGTAGGCAGAAGACAAATGCAGAAAACAAATCCTCAGCTTAGAGGGAAggcagtgaagaagaagaagaagaagaagaagaagaagaagaagaagaagaggtggtggtggtggtggtggattgCTCCTTGTAGCATCCCGAGAAAAGAGATGTTTAATGCTACAGGTTTTTTGTGGAGTCTGTTCCTCTCATGAAGTTCCAAAAAGTACAATTCTATTTCTAAGCAAGAGTGAACTATCTCAAGTCCTTCACTCACACATGCATATTAAACGTTTAAAGACAAAGTTAAAAGGCTCAAACCACCTTGAATAAATGGATATTGAGTCGGCTACAGGCAGCCCTGACAGCTGTCAGTTTCCCTACACCGCTGGGTCCTGAAAGAAGGATACTTCCAGATCTATTTAGCAGAGTTCCCCTGAAACAGAAATTGGCAACTTTATTACTTCATTTTCCaataaaaagcagaaaaaaagaGTTACACGAATGAACAGCCCTGAAAAAATCACCACCCCACAATAGACAAAGAGAAACTCAGAAACCCTCAATTCTCAAAATTCTACCAATAAAAGGCACAATAATACAGCACACCATTCTTAATTCCCATAACTATATGTAATAGTGTTTTAGATGACAAAACTCAAGTAAAGTGAGCTAACTAACCTGTTGTGTAAGTAAGGGCCGAGAATGTCACAGAGTTGCTTCACTGCAGTACAGAGCCCGGCAGGTGACAAGCTGCTCCAATAACCTTGGGGATATTGAGATGGGAAAGAAGGAACAGCACTATTTGTTGAACCAATCTAAAAGACAAGGAATAGCACGTCAACAGAAAGAAGGTCTTCTGAAGTCACTCAGGCAACACCCTTTGCAATAGATAGCTACCTAGTGGCATATAAATTTATATGGATGatttaattaatgttattgttttaattttaattgtttttatatactttgttttatacttggttgtaagccaccctgagtcccccctcgggggtgagaagggcaggatataaatgtttgtaattaataataaatgaataaataaatgttccctgGCAGACCTATCAAATTTTCACaaaagaaaaatagtaataacaaaaatTAAAGTTGAGAAAGAAAACAATGCCCCACTTTTTAGTATTCTTGCTTACATTCATTTGGGATTATCTGGGCATCTTTTACAATTACAATCATTGTATGGTGGCtagaatgttggactacaactctggaaatcaGGGTTTTCTGGTGGGAGATGCGTAAAACTTGTGAAAAGCTCTTAAATTTAGACCAAATACCATAAGACCCAGACATTACTAGTACACAGTAGAATCACAATAACGAAGATATAATATCATATTGACTTCAGACACTCTTGGTGGCTTACCAGAAATAAAGAAGTATGTTGAGTATCAACCAAGTATCCCACAGTTTGCAGCTTTTCCTCTATTGGTAATATCCTTTTCACCTTAAAGTAGAGATCTGTCCAtctaaagaaaaaacaaagtatgaattTCTAATACCAAAAAACCTGGGATTGAGGAGTAACCAGCAGTATACTATAGGAATATTTAAACAGCTAAAATTGTAACTTTGGGGGAACACCACAGTCTAGATCTAGAAAGTTTCACAGTTTTTTTCAAATGCTATTGTCCTTCATTTTTGAGAGTGAAGTACAGTTATTCTTATGCCAAAATATTTCAGCAAAAAAGCTTCAGTTAGCAAATACAATAGCGGCAGAATTAAATAAAAATCAGTAAGTTTCTGATTTCTAAGAACTGCTCTCCTCACACAGTTtcttccaaaaacaaacaaacaaacaaacatgctaTTTCACTTAACAGTACAGCAAGCAGTTTGACAGCTGCACATTGATACTCATTCGAGCTTTTACCGGTGGACAACATACCTAAAAAAGGTTTCTGAATTTTCCTCTAAGAACTCAGGATGTCCTACTGTTGGAACACACAAAATATCTTCCTCCTGGACAACCCTGTAACAAAACAATCATGATGACGAAGAAGGATAATCACATCATttaatcaaaaaaaaaaaagaaaaaaagaaaaatagctaTTAGACACTGCAGTAGTTTGGTAATGAGCAAGCTAAGCTATCAGGAATATTTCAAGTACagtattttctttcctttgacaTTCATGACAAAATGCAATGTAATAAGACCTTTGAGGCTTCTGTGTTAAACAAAGAACACTAAAGAAACTGTACTCCTCAAAACCAAATTATCTGGTGTAAAATAGTGCCATCAGGTAGAGAACATCTTCTCTATAACTAAGTGAAATATTTACTTTTAAATCACATGTTTAGATGAGGTTGcaacataaaaacacaaaaagtaaAAGTGAAGGGGGGATAGAACTATTAACGAGGGGACAGTTTAATTATTAACATCCCGTCTTTCCCTTGAGATGGGACCCAAGAAGGCTGGGGTGCTTTGTGTCCTATCCGAAGTCATTCGTTTATATAACATTTATAAAAGGAATATGATACATAGAGCAGTCTTAACAGCACACTGCTGACATTGCGTGGTAGATCATTTTAAGCATCTTCAGAATCAATTTTAACTTATTTACAAAAAGTCTAGGCAAATTTTCCAGTGTGGCACAAGGACGTGGCCAGCTTATAGTGTGACTATACAGTAATTAAGTACAGACCAAGATTATTCCTGATCTCTTAAAGTCAGGTGAGATGTTAAGTTGTCAACTCAACTTAAAGGCTAACCTGGGCGTTTGAAAGTGTTGGTAGAGGATTTGATCATAGACTCCTCTGGTGCTGTAGGCTGGAGAGGACACAATCTCTATGTGTAGCTCCTTGGCAAAGGGTGGCACAGATAGCAAGGATCGACTTCCTTTTATCTCTTGTGCACCAGCAGCTTCACCATATCTCTATGGAGGACAAACAGCCCTATTCTGATTTAATTCTACTAAAATAAAGAACAGATAGCAGACCACAGCaacagtttttaaagttatttaCATTTGATTTTATCATTAACTTCACAATGGTTTTAACAGTGTGAACTTTTTCTGTATTAATTTCCTCTTGTAGCACATAACAATAATTGCTCATGCTAACCAAACATAATAACTTAAAAATTACAGAGTACCTCACTAGATTTCGTCTCCTTCTATAGCTCTCACCCACATCCAACAAATGGATGTTCAACAGGGGAAACCGCTGCCTTCAAGTGTGACAGAATCTCTtattttgtagatttttaaacagaggctggatgactatctgtcaggagtgctttgatagtgtaccaacactggcagggtttgggggtgactgccctgggaatctgggagttctaACTCATCCTTTTCGAGACAGCACTGAACctagccaacgacagatctggaccaaacctaagGTCgagaaagtaaaggtaaaggtttcccctgacattaaatccaggcgtgtccgactttgggggttggtgctcatctccatttctaagtcgaagagctgacgttgtccgtagacacttcctaggtcatgtaaccagcatgactgcatggagcgccgttatcttcccatagaagcgggacctattgatctactcacatttgcatgttttcaaactactaccctgtttccccgaaaataagacatcccctgaaaataagacctagtcgaggttttgctgaattgctaaacataaggcctcccctgaaagtaagacctagcaaaattttgtttggaagcatgcccaccaaacagaaccccacagcatgcaggatcggtaaatgtacgtaccatagattgctgtacatggaaataatggtaataacaagaaattcttgataggattcagtttgtctggttatgctggtttgtgatgacaactactgtacagtatataacatgtaaatgttcatttttttgttcaacaataaatgtgaattcttcttcatggaaaaataagacatctcctgaaaataagacctagcgcatctttgggagcaaaaatcaatataaaacactgtcttattttcagggaagcaCGGTAGGTTTGCAGAAGTtggaactaacagcaggagctcactccgctccctggattcgaaccgccaatctttcggtcagcaagttcagcagctcagtggtttaatccactgcgccaccaagggctccaaggtcgagaaaggcagggtaaaaatatataaatactacctagcatcccaaaacaaacaattccttcttctaataacctgagCACCGCCGGGTTCCCCATGCGAGTAataatataaaacccagattatgtgctttccctgcatggcagtggattgggactagatggcccaggtgatctcttccaactctattattctatgattctgtgattagcTCTggactggatgatatggcagtgtgggccaTGGGCAGTCCTGCCTCCTTTCCCCTACCTGTATCTTCAGGAGGCTGCCTTCCAAAGGGTCGCAGGAGAGGTTGAAGGCCAGGGCGGCGGGCAGGAGGGCCCTCTCGCTGAGGCAGGCGTCTTCTTGGTCGCCGGGGCTCCGCAGAGGGAAGGCCCAGGGCGGGCTGAGGGCGCGCACGACGGCCAGGCGCGGGGGGCCCTTCCCGGCAGAGGCGGAGACCCACTCGCCCTGGAAGAGGCCCAGGCTGCGGAGGCCACGCCGGGTGAGCCAGAGGGCGTCCCCTCCCCACGAGGCCGGGCGGGCGCGCTCCCCTCTGGCCAGCCGCTCCCCCCCGCCGTGGGCCCAGCTGGAGACCAAGGGAGGCGAGGGAGGCGCCCTCGGGCTTCGGCTCTCCCCTCCACCGCGCAGCTCAGTCACCGCCACGCGAGTCCCGGCGCCCACAAGGCCTTGGAGCGCAGGCCGGGCCTCTAAGACTTGCAGCTCCGAGCCGGGCAAGGCCTCTCCGCGGCGGACCAAGAGGCTGGAGCTTAAGCGCGGGGCCTTCCCTGCGGCGGCGGCGCCTCCTCCGAGCAGAACCCATCCCAGCAAGGGAGGCCTCCGCACGGGCCAGAGCCTCACCCGCCTCCCGGGCGCTAGGCCCAAGTGCCGCAAGAAGGGCCGCCTCAGCCACAGCTCCgcggccgccgcctcctcctccgcctccagcAGCGCGGCGCACAGCAGCACCGGCTGGGCCTCCTCCGCCTCGGAAGGCCGCACGGCCAAGAGTAGAGTCCCCGCCGACGCTGCTGCGGCCCACTCCGCCCCGGCTGCCACCAAGAGCCCCGCGGCCGGAGGGAGCTCCGGAGGGCAAGCGTCGCGGAGGCACTGCAGCACCGCCTCCGCCATTTTGAGGCCCCGGGCAGGCCAGAGGCCTCGGTCCCAGCTGCTGCCATGGCAACGCCGCGTAGTACCATGGGATTTGGAGTTTAGAGAGAGGCGTTTGAAACCTTCGGCCAGTGAGCGCTTGAGCGTCACTAAACTACGAAACCCACAATTCTATTGGCGGCCAAAGTGCAGTGTAGAAATACCAATAGTGGGATGGGACTTGAGAGCACTTCCGGTTTCGTTTTCCTCTCCGAAGGAAGTAAACAGACTTACCAGAAGAAAACAAGAAAGAGAGCCTTTCTTGCCACTTTAAGAAGAGAATTGTACATGCTTTTAAACATAGGTGACCTTTCCAAAATGGCATTTCACCCACTTTGAATATTGAAATGACGTAGTGCATTCTACGTACCATCTCATTTTGGTGCATATAGACTAAACCTTATTCAACATGTTACTGGTGTTTAACAGCATGCCAGTCTGTCTCCATGCAGGTGCAATTGCCAAAAGCCACAGTAAAGTCGTGGCATAGTAACTGTCTCTAGTGTTATTAACTGggccagttacagtagagtctcgcttatccaaagttctgtattatccaac
Encoded here:
- the pex6 gene encoding peroxisome biogenesis factor 6 isoform X1, translated to MAEAVLQCLRDACPPELPPAAGLLVAAGAEWAAAASAGTLLLAVRPSEAEEAQPVLLCAALLEAEEEAAAAELWLRRPFLRHLGLAPGRRVRLWPVRRPPLLGWVLLGGGAAAAGKAPRLSSSLLVRRGEALPGSELQVLEARPALQGLVGAGTRVAVTELRGGGESRSPRAPPSPPLVSSWAHGGGERLARGERARPASWGGDALWLTRRGLRSLGLFQGEWVSASAGKGPPRLAVVRALSPPWAFPLRSPGDQEDACLSERALLPAALAFNLSCDPLEGSLLKIQRYGEAAGAQEIKGSRSLLSVPPFAKELHIEIVSSPAYSTRGVYDQILYQHFQTPRVVQEEDILCVPTVGHPEFLEENSETFFRWTDLYFKVKRILPIEEKLQTVGYLVDTQHTSLFLIGSTNSAVPSFPSQYPQGYWSSLSPAGLCTAVKQLCDILGPYLHNRGTLLNRSGSILLSGPSGVGKLTAVRAACSRLNIHLFKVDCVGLCGDTSASTEAKLHAAFLEAELYNPCVLLMKDVELLGRDRDGLGEDSRVILALRHLLLDREMKTGSYPVLVIGTTTKLGDIPTDLQTAFLHEVKIEVPSEEERKAMLSMLTENFPLGKEVSLTKLARQTAGFVLGDFCALLSLSSHAAYTRIQSSSFLGAAMDEEEHDFCAAGFPLLAEDFVTALDKLHEAQSQAIGAPKIPSVFWQDIGGLQDVKKEILDTIQLPLEHPELLSLGLRRSGLLLYGPPGTGKTLLAKAVATECTMTFLSVKGPELINMYVGQSEENVREVFARARAAAPCIIFFDELDSLAPNRGRSGDSGGVMDRVVSQLLAELDGLDSSQDVFVIGATNRPDLLDSALLRPGRFDKLVYVGVNEDRDSQLQVLSAITRKFKMDPSVNLLGVLDKCPVQLTGADLYALCSDAMMSAIKRKVEWIEEGLDTENSELMLTMEDFVQATTRLQPSVSESELLRYKLIQQKFAT
- the pex6 gene encoding peroxisome biogenesis factor 6 isoform X2; this translates as MAEAVLQCLRDACPPELPPAAGLLVAAGAEWAAAASAGTLLLAVRPSEAEEAQPVLLCAALLEAEEEAAAAELWLRRPFLRHLGLAPGRRVRLWPVRRPPLLGWVLLGGGAAAAGKAPRLSSSLLVRRGEALPGSELQVLEARPALQGLVGAGTRVAVTELRGGGESRSPRAPPSPPLVSSWAHGGGERLARGERARPASWGGDALWLTRRGLRSLGLFQGEWVSASAGKGPPRLAVVRALSPPWAFPLRSPGDQEDACLSERALLPAALAFNLSCDPLEGSLLKIQRYGEAAGAQEIKGSRSLLSVPPFAKELHIEIVSSPAYSTRGVYDQILYQHFQTPRVVQEEDILCVPTVGHPEFLEENSETFFRWTDLYFKVKRILPIEEKLQTVGYLVDTQHTSLFLIGSTNSAVPSFPSQYPQGYWSSLSPAGLCTAVKQLCDILGPYLHNRGTLLNRSGSILLSGPSGVGKLTAVRAACSRLNIHLFKVDCVGLCGDTSASTEAKLHAAFLEAELYNPCVLLMKDVELLGRDRDGLGEDSRVILALRHLLLDREMKTGYPVLVIGTTTKLGDIPTDLQTAFLHEVKIEVPSEEERKAMLSMLTENFPLGKEVSLTKLARQTAGFVLGDFCALLSLSSHAAYTRIQSSSFLGAAMDEEEHDFCAAGFPLLAEDFVTALDKLHEAQSQAIGAPKIPSVFWQDIGGLQDVKKEILDTIQLPLEHPELLSLGLRRSGLLLYGPPGTGKTLLAKAVATECTMTFLSVKGPELINMYVGQSEENVREVFARARAAAPCIIFFDELDSLAPNRGRSGDSGGVMDRVVSQLLAELDGLDSSQDVFVIGATNRPDLLDSALLRPGRFDKLVYVGVNEDRDSQLQVLSAITRKFKMDPSVNLLGVLDKCPVQLTGADLYALCSDAMMSAIKRKVEWIEEGLDTENSELMLTMEDFVQATTRLQPSVSESELLRYKLIQQKFAT